The following proteins are encoded in a genomic region of Serinus canaria isolate serCan28SL12 chromosome 13, serCan2020, whole genome shotgun sequence:
- the CAMLG gene encoding guided entry of tail-anchored proteins factor CAMLG: MADSGAGEEPTPPGLPAGLSASQRRAELRRRKLLMNSEERINRIMGFHRPAAGKDDESHTELKLQHEQDKSNSLPIPSVSKRIVLGDSMCNVTGSTDHAGSIAELRGDKDLFAKAPELVTEGTGDLRQRHRGELPSEAAARPPRHGLEQYLSRFDEALKLRNQLMSEKPSQENGNAAEEFDSFRVFRLVGCALLAIAVRAFVCKYLSIFAPFLTLQLAYMGLSKYFPKCEKKVKTTVLTAALLLSGIPAEVISRSMDTYSKMGDVFTDLCVYFFTFIFCHELTLVFGSEVP, encoded by the exons ATGGCGGACAGCGGCGCGGGAGAGGAGCCCACACCGCCGGGGCTCCCCGCGGGGCTCTCGGCGTCCCAGCGCCGCGCAGAGCTGCGCCGCAGGAAGCTGCTCATGAACTCGGAGGAGCGGATCAACCGCATCATGGGCTTCCACCGGCCCGCGGCGGGCAAGG atGATGAAAGTCACACAGAATTAAAGCTTCAGCACGAGCAAGATAAATCAAACTCCCTTCCCATTCCTTCAGTTTCCAAGCGGATTGTGCTGGGTGATTCCATGTGTAATGTGACAGGCTCGACCGACCATGCAGGCAGCatagcagagctcagaggggaCAAGGACTTGTTTGCTAAAGCCCCAGAGCTGGTCACTGAGGGGACAGGCGACCTCCGGCAGCGGCACAGGGGAGAGCTGCCCTCTGAGGCTGCGGCACGGCCACCCAGACACGGCTTGGAGCAGTACCTGTCCAGGTTTGATGAGGCTCTGAAGCTGAGGAACCAGCTGATGAGTGAGAAGCCAAGCCAGGAGAACGGGAATGCGGCGGAGGAGTTTGACTCTTTCCGCGTTTTCAGATTGGTGGGGTGTGCTCTGCTCGCCATCGCGGTCAGGGCTTTTGTGTGCAAGTACCTG TCGATATTTGCACCATTTCTTACTCTACAACTTGCTTACATGGGGCTGTCCAAGTACTTTccaaag TGTGAGAAGAAGGTGAAAACGACAGTACTGactgctgctcttctcctcTCTGGAATCCCTGCAGAAGTGATCAGTCGCTCCATGGATACCTACAGCAAAATGGGAGATGTTTTCACAGACCTTTGTGTctatttctttacttttatcTTTTGCCATGAACTTACTTTGGTTTTTGGCTCTGAAGTACCATGA